TTGCTGCAGAATGTGCGCGTCTGCTGGAAAGGATATCGGGATGGGCAACCCGCTTTATGATCGTTTGCTGGGCATCCATGCAGGCAAGGATACGCCATTTTTGCACCTTCCGGATGGTCAGACTTTGACCCATGCCACGTTTCTGGACACGGCGGCCCGTCTGGCCAACACCATGACAGGACTGGAAATGGAACCGGGCGACCGCGTGGCGGTGCAGGTGGAGAAATCCGTTGAGGCACTGGCGCTTTATGCCGCCTGTGTCCAAGCGGGGCTGATCTTTCTACCTCTCAATACGGGCTATACGACGCAAGAGCTAAGCTATTTCATCGAAAACAGCGGAGCCTCACTGGTGGTGTGCGATGAGGCAAACGAGGCAGGGCTTGCCGAGATCGTGCAAAAGAACAATGCCCGGCTTGAAACGCTAAACGCCGACGGTTCAGGCAGCCTTATGCGGCGTGCTCTGGGGATGCTTCCGGCCTTTCAGCCGGCCCACCGATCCGAAGATGATCTGGCTGCGTTCCTATATACTTCAGGCACGACGGGGCGTTCGAAAGGGGCAATGCTGACGCAGGCGAATCTGCTGTCGAACGCGGAGACCCTTGTGCAGGAATGGCGTTTCACAGATGATGACGTGCTGTTGCACGCGCTGCCTATCTTTCACACGCATGGACTGTTTGTTGCGACAAATGTCGTCCTCGCATCGGGCGGGTCGATGATATTTCTGCCGAAGTTCGACCTGGAAGATATATTACGCCTGATGCCACAGGCAACGGCGATGATGGGGGTGCCGACGTTTTACACACGCCTGCTAAGCGACGACCGCTTCGCCCAAGATCTGACTCAGGATATGCGGCTGTTCATCTCAGGTTCAGCGCCTTTGCTGGCAGATACCCACGTTCAATTTGAAGACCGTACAGGTCATCGCATTCTGGAACGCTATGGCATGACCGAGACGAACATGAACACTTCTAACCCCTATGACGGCGAACGCCGGGCGGGAACGGTCGGATTTCCCCTGCCGGATGTTGAACTGAAGGTCACAGACCCCAAAACAGGTCAAACCCTAGCAGATGGTGAGATCGGCATCATCGAGGTGCGCGGTCCCAATGTGTTTCAGGGCTACTGGCAAATGCCCGACAAAACCGCCGCAGAACTGCGTGAAGACGGGTTCTTCATCACTGGCGATCTGGGTCGGATCGACGAGGACGGCTATGTCCATATCGTCGGGCGTGAGAAAGACCTGATCATCTCGGGCGGGTATAATATCTATCCCAAAGAGATCGAGCTGCTGCTAGACGAACAACCCGGCGTGCTGGAAAGCGCGGTAATTGGCGTCCCGCATCCGGATTTCGGAGAAACCCCGATTGGCATTCTGGTCCCTGCCCCCGGTCACACGCCAGACATCGAGGCCATCATGGGTGCGGTCCGGGACGCGCTCGCCCGGTTCAAACATCCCCGCCAGTTGATCCTGCTGGACGAGCTCCCCCGCAACACAATGGGCAAGGTGCAAAAGAACATCCTGCGTGACCGCTGCAAAGACCTTTTCACCAAGACCTGATCTTCAAGGCAAAAGCGCAACGCGACCCTTGTCCGTCAACAACCAGCAATCCTGTCCTTCGAACACCGCAACGCCAACCGGGCGGCCATACCCTGCGCCGCTATCCAGGTTGATGCGATTGCCGTAATGCGTTGATTGATCCACCGGCGTATGCCCATGGACGATCAGTTTCGGATGCGGACCTCGGTGGTTGTGAAAGGTTTGCCTGATCCAGACCAGATCATTTTCCCGTTGTTCGCTCAGGGGAATACCGGGCCGAATGCCCGCATGGACAAAAGCAATCTCGCGCGTTTGATGCATGGCGATGAGCCCTTGCAGAAATATCCGATGCGCATCGGGAACCGCACCCCGCGCTGTTGCATGCAGATCCTCGAGCCGTGTCTGCTGATCGAAGAACACGCCATAGCTTTGTAGTGTTTCGACACCACCCAACCGCTCGTGCAGCCAATGATACCCGACCAACATATGCGGATCGTGACGCGGGACATCTTCGAGGAACCATGAAAACATCCGGTCATGGTTGCCCAGCAGAGTAATCCACCGCTTGCCCGCATCGCGACCAGCGATCAGCCGATCCAGAACGCCCCGGCTGTTGGGGCCCCGATCAACGTAATCGCCCAGATACACGATCTCGGCATCGGGGCCGCCATCGCGTTCGATCAGCGCCAAGGAGCGCTCGAACTCATCCACGCGGCCGTGCAAATCTCCAATTGCGTAGATCGGATTGGTCATCAGCTTCCCCTCGGGCAATGGTGATTGCCGCACTTCTGGCGCAAAATCAGCACTTTGAAAAGGCGATGCCCACGCTTTGGACAAGCGCGGGCATCAATCTGTCACAGAAGTTCAACAGCGACCGTCAGGCCACGTCAAACTCCAACGGTTTGATCTGAGTAAACAGACCTGTCTCGGCGAGTTTGGCGCGCGCCTCGGCTGGTACCGGTTCATCAACATAAAGCAACGCAATCGCCTCACCGCCGGCTTCGGATCGTCCAAGAGTAAAGTTCGCGATGTTCACATCGTTCTCGCCCATGGTCTGTCCTAAAGCACCAATGATGCCCGGCACGTCTTCGTTAGTCGTATAGAGCATATGCGCCCCGATCTCGGCATCGATATTGATGCCCTTGATCTGAATAAACCGCGGCTTGCCGTCGCTGAACACCGTGCCACCGATTGAGCGTTCACGCTTTTCAGTCACCACAGTGACCTTGATATAGCCTTCGAACGCACCGGATTTGTCCTGATTGGTGGTCGATATCTGGATGCCACGCTCTCTCGCGACAACCGGGGCCGAGACCATGTTCACCTCGGGATTGAATTTCTTCATGATTCCGGCAACGACCGAACAATTCAACGCAGCCAGGTTCATGTTCGCAGCGACACCGTCATAGAGGATGTTGATTGCCTTGATCGGCTCATCCGTCATCTGACCAATGAAGCTGCCCAGATGCCCGGCCAGCTTGATCCACGGCCCCATGACCTTGGCCTCTTCTGCCGTTACACTGGGCATGTTCAGCGCATTCTCGACCGCTCCGGTCAGCAGGTAATTCGAGATCTGTTCGGCCACTTGCAGCGCAACATTCTCCTGTGCTTCAGTGGTCGCCGCTCCTAAATGCGGGGTGCAGACTACGTTGGGCAAGTTGAACAGTACGTTGTCCTTGGCCGGCTCTTCGCTGAAGACGTCAAATGCCGCCCCGGCCACATGGCCAGATTGCAACGCCTCGGCCAGCGCATCTTCGTCAACCAGGCCACCACGGGCACAGTTGATGATGCGCACGCCTTTTTTGGTCTTGGCCAGGTTCTCACGGCTCAGGATATTGCGGGTCTGTTCCGTGAGAGGCACGTGAAGAGTGATGAAATCCGCCCGCGACAGCAGCTCATCCAATTCGACCTTTTCCACACCCATCTGCGCGGCTTTCTCTTCGCCAAGGTAGGGATCATAGGCGACGACCTTCATCTTCAGACCCAAAGCACGCTCGCATACGATGCCACCAATGTTGCCCGCACCGATCACGCCCAGGGTCTTGTTGGTCAGCTCAATCCCCATGAACTTGGACTTTTCCCACTTGCCCGCATGGGTCGAGGTACTGGCCTCGGGGATTTGCCGCGCCACGGCAAACATCATCGCGATGGCATGCTCGGCGGTGGTGATCATGTTGCCGAAAGGTGTGTTCATCACGATCACGCCTTTTTTCGAGGCCGCATCCTTGTCGATATTGTCGGTGCCGATCCCGGCACGACCAATAACTTTTAACTTGTCTGCCTTCTCCAGAATGGTTGGCGTGACTTTGGTGGCAGAACGGATGGCGAGGCCGTCATACTGACCGATCACCTCGGCCAGTTTGTCTTTGTCCTTTCCCAGATCGGGCATGAAATCCACGTCGATGCCACGGTCGCGGAAGATTTGTACGGCGGTTTCGCTCAGCTTGTCAGAGACGAGTACTTTGGGAGCCATATTTTTGGTCCTTGAACATTGTGGAAGGTCCGGGCCGGATGCGGCCCGGTAGAAAAGGTCAGGCAGCTTCGGTTTGCGCTGCAATCTCGGCTTCAAAAGCCCATGCAAGCCAGGGCAGCATCGCCTCGATATCTGATGTCTCAACCGTGCCGCCGCACCAGATGCGCAGACCCGCAGGCGCGTCGCGATAGGCACCGATATCAAGCGCAATGTTTTCGGCCTCAAGCCGTTTGGCGACGGCTTTGGCAAAAACGGCACCATCTTGAATGCGCGTATCGGTGAACTTCAGACAGACCGACGTATTTGATTGAGTTGTCGAGTCTTCGGCCAGATTGGCGATCCAGTCATTTTGGTCGCAGAACGCATGAACCGCGCCAGCATTGGCATTCGCACGAGCAATCAGCCCCTGCAAGCCTCCGACTGAACGCGCCCAGTCCAACGCGAAAAGGTAATCCTCAACCGCGAGCATTGAGGGTGTGTTGATCGTCGCGCCGGTGAATATCCCATCAATCAGCTTGCCACCTTTGGTCAGGCGGAAGATCTTCGGCAATGGCCATGACGGGGTGTAACTCTCCAAGCGCTCGACCGCGCGCGGAGACAGGATCAGCATCCCATGAGCCGCCTCTCCGCCTAGTACCTTCTGCCAGCTGAACGTTGTCACATCCAACTTGTCCCATGGCAAGTCCATCGCGAACGCAGCGGATGTCGCGTCACAGATCGTCAGACCCTGACGATCATCGGCAATCCAGTCGCCATCTGGGACCCGCACACCCGAAGTCGTTCCGTTCCATGTGAACACCACATCGTTGGCGAAATCGACGGACGCGAGATCAACGATCTGCCCGTACTCGGCGGTTTTCACTTCAGCGTCGATTTTCAGTTGCTTGACCACATCAGTCACCCAACCCGCGCCAAAGCTTTCCCAGGCCAGCATTTCAACTTTGCGCTCACCCAGCAAAGACCAAAGCGCCATCTCAACCGCACCGGTGTCCGAGGCTGGTACAATGCCGATGCGATAATCCGCCGGTATGCCTAGAATCTCTCGCGTGCCTTCAATGGCCGCCTTCAGCTTGTCCTTGCCGACAGCAGCCCGATGCGAGCGGCCCAAGGCGGCATCCGCCAGTTTGGTCAGATCAAATGTGGGGGGTTTGGCACAGGGGCCCGAGGAAAAACGCGGGTTGGCCGGCCGCGTCGCCGGTTGTTCGATAGTCATGTGTATTACCCTTCCAGATACACGCCCCTCGTTGGGGAGGGGTGTCCCACGCACAGAGGTATGGGTCGTTTGCACCTGCAGCAAGCATAAAAGACGCTTCATCAGCGGAAAACGACACTGGAAATGGGCTCAGATCGGAACACAGGTTTCCGATGGGCGAAAACCCCCGCCAGTTGGCGGGGGTTTATTGATTGAGGTTTATTCAGCTGCGTCCATGTATTCGGTCATTGGCGGGCATGTGCAGATTAGGTTTCGGTCGCCGTATGCGTTGTCGACGCGGTTGACGGGGGACCAGTATTTGTCGACGCCCATGGAGCCTGGGGGGAAGCAGGCCTGTTCACGGGTGTAGGGACGGTCCCAGTCGCCGACCAGATCGCGCACCGTGTGGGGAGCGTTTTTCAGCGGGTTGTTTTCCGCGTCGATCTTGCCGTCGATGATGTCCTGTGCCTCGGAGCGGATGGACAGCATGGCGTCGCAGAAGCGGTCCAGCTCGTCCATGGGTTCCGATTCCGTAGGCTCGACCATCAGGGTGCCGGCCACCGGCCAGGACATGGTGGGCGCGTGGAAGCCGCTGTCCACCAGACGCTTAGCGATGTCATCGACGCTGACATGGGCCGCTTCGTCCAGCGGGCGGGTGTCGAGGATGCATTCATGCGCCACGCGACCCGTTTCCGAGGTGTAGAGGATCGGGTAGGCATCCTTGAGCCGCGCCGCGATGTAGTTGGCGTTCAGGATCGCCACTTTCGTGGCCTGCGTCAGACCCGCGCCCCCATCAGCAGCACATAGGCCCAGCTAACCGGCAAGATCGAGGGCGACCCAAAGGGCGCCGCCGAGACCGGACCCACGGCAGTGCCGTATTCCGGGTGGCCGGGCAGATGCTCGGTCAGATGCGCTTTGACGCCGATCGGACCCATGCCGGGGCCGCCGCCGCCATGGGGGATGCAGAAGGTCTTGTGCAGGTTCAGGTGGCTGACGTCACCGCCGATGTCTCCGGGACGCGACAGACCCACCATGGCGTTCATGTTGGCGCCGTCGATATAAACCTGACCGCCATGATCATGGGTGATCTGGCAGACCTCCTGCACGGTGGTCTCGAACACGCCATGGGTCGAGGGGTAGGTGATCATGCAGGCGGCCAGATGATCGGAGTGCTTTTCAGCCTTGGCGCGGAAGTCGGCCAGATCAATGTTGCCCTTGTCATCCGCCTGCACCGTGACCGGTACAACCTGCCAGCCCACCATCTGGGCCGAGGCCGGGTTGGTGCCATGCGCCGAGGTTGGGATCAGGCAGACATTGCGCTGACCCTGCCCGCGGGCAAAGTGATAGTTGCGGATGGTCAAAAGGCCCGCATATTCGCCCTGCGCGCCCGAGTTGGGCTGCTGGGAGATCGCGTCATAGCCGGTGATCTGGCACAACTTGTCGTTCAGATCATCGATCATCTCGTGATAGCCCTGCGCCTGATCTTCGGGGCAGAACGGGTGCAGGTTGCCGAACTCGGGCCAGGTGACCGGGATCATCTCGATCGTGGCGTTCAGCTTCATGGTGCAGGAGCCCAGCGGGATCATCGCCCGGTCCAGCGCCAGGTCGCGGTCGGCCAGACGGCGCATATAAGCGCGTGATCTCGGCCTCGGCCCGGTTCTTGTGGAAGATCGGGTGGGTCAGGTACTCGCTTTCGCGCAGCGCGTAATCCGGCAGGCGATAGGCCACGTTCGAGCTGTCATCCTTGCGGTCGATGCCGAAGGCCCCCCAGACCGCCTCGATGGTCTCGGGCCGGGTCTGTTCGTCCAGGCTGATGCCCACTTTCGTGTCGCCGACCTTACGCAGGTTGACGCCCCGGGCCACAGCGGCCTCCATGACCGTTTTCTGCAGATGGCCAACCTCAACCGTGATCGTGTCGAAGAACACTTCCGGCTCCACAGCAAAGCCTGCCTCTTCCAGACCGGCGGCCAAACGCGAGGTCTTGCGGTGCACCGATTGCGCGATGGCCTTGATGCCGTCGGGGCCGTGATACACGGCATACATCGAGGCAATCACCGCCAGCAGCGCCTGCGCAGTACAAACGTTCGAGTTGGCTTTCTCTCGCCGGATGTGCTGTTCGCGGGTCTGCAGCGCCAGGCGGTAAGCCTTGTTGCCCCGGCTGTCGATGCTGACACCGATGATCCGGCCCGGCATCGAGCGCTTCAGCTTGTCGGTGGTCGCCATATACGCGGCGTGCGGGCCACCATAGCCCATCGGCACACCAAAGCGCTGGGTCGAGCCGATGGCGATATCCGCGCCCATCTCACCGGGCGACTTCAGCAGCGCCAGCGACAGGATATCGGCGGCGACGATGGCAATCGCCTTGTGTTCATGCAGGGCCGCAATCTCGGCGGTGAAGTCGCGCACATGGCCATGGGTGCCGGGGTACTGGAAGATGGCACCAAAGACCGCGCCCGCATCCAGCGTGTCCGGATCAGCCACCTGCACCTCGATGCCCAGAGGCTCGGCGCGCGTTTTAATCACCGCGATGGTCTGCGGGTGGCAGTTCTTGTCGACAAAGAAGGCCGCGTTGTTGGCCTTGGACCGACCGCCGCGCTTGGCCATGGCCATCGCTTCGGCGGCAGCTGTGGCTTCGTCCAGCAAGGACGCGTTGGCCACGTCCAGCCCGGTCAGGTCGCTGACCATGGTCTGGAAGTTCAGGAGCGCCTCAAGTCGGCCCTGGCTGATCTCGGGCTGGTAGGGCGTGTAAGCCGTGTACCAGGCCGGGTTTTCCAGAATGTTGCGCAGGATCGGCGCCGGCGTGGTGGTGCCATAATAGCCCTGACCGATCAGCGAAGTCAGAACCTTGT
The Ruegeria sp. SCSIO 43209 genome window above contains:
- the serA gene encoding phosphoglycerate dehydrogenase, with amino-acid sequence MAPKVLVSDKLSETAVQIFRDRGIDVDFMPDLGKDKDKLAEVIGQYDGLAIRSATKVTPTILEKADKLKVIGRAGIGTDNIDKDAASKKGVIVMNTPFGNMITTAEHAIAMMFAVARQIPEASTSTHAGKWEKSKFMGIELTNKTLGVIGAGNIGGIVCERALGLKMKVVAYDPYLGEEKAAQMGVEKVELDELLSRADFITLHVPLTEQTRNILSRENLAKTKKGVRIINCARGGLVDEDALAEALQSGHVAGAAFDVFSEEPAKDNVLFNLPNVVCTPHLGAATTEAQENVALQVAEQISNYLLTGAVENALNMPSVTAEEAKVMGPWIKLAGHLGSFIGQMTDEPIKAINILYDGVAANMNLAALNCSVVAGIMKKFNPEVNMVSAPVVARERGIQISTTNQDKSGAFEGYIKVTVVTEKRERSIGGTVFSDGKPRFIQIKGINIDAEIGAHMLYTTNEDVPGIIGALGQTMGENDVNIANFTLGRSEAGGEAIALLYVDEPVPAEARAKLAETGLFTQIKPLEFDVA
- a CDS encoding malonyl-CoA synthase is translated as MGNPLYDRLLGIHAGKDTPFLHLPDGQTLTHATFLDTAARLANTMTGLEMEPGDRVAVQVEKSVEALALYAACVQAGLIFLPLNTGYTTQELSYFIENSGASLVVCDEANEAGLAEIVQKNNARLETLNADGSGSLMRRALGMLPAFQPAHRSEDDLAAFLYTSGTTGRSKGAMLTQANLLSNAETLVQEWRFTDDDVLLHALPIFHTHGLFVATNVVLASGGSMIFLPKFDLEDILRLMPQATAMMGVPTFYTRLLSDDRFAQDLTQDMRLFISGSAPLLADTHVQFEDRTGHRILERYGMTETNMNTSNPYDGERRAGTVGFPLPDVELKVTDPKTGQTLADGEIGIIEVRGPNVFQGYWQMPDKTAAELREDGFFITGDLGRIDEDGYVHIVGREKDLIISGGYNIYPKEIELLLDEQPGVLESAVIGVPHPDFGETPIGILVPAPGHTPDIEAIMGAVRDALARFKHPRQLILLDELPRNTMGKVQKNILRDRCKDLFTKT
- a CDS encoding metallophosphoesterase family protein, whose amino-acid sequence is MTNPIYAIGDLHGRVDEFERSLALIERDGGPDAEIVYLGDYVDRGPNSRGVLDRLIAGRDAGKRWITLLGNHDRMFSWFLEDVPRHDPHMLVGYHWLHERLGGVETLQSYGVFFDQQTRLEDLHATARGAVPDAHRIFLQGLIAMHQTREIAFVHAGIRPGIPLSEQRENDLVWIRQTFHNHRGPHPKLIVHGHTPVDQSTHYGNRINLDSGAGYGRPVGVAVFEGQDCWLLTDKGRVALLP
- a CDS encoding phosphoserine transaminase; protein product: MTIEQPATRPANPRFSSGPCAKPPTFDLTKLADAALGRSHRAAVGKDKLKAAIEGTREILGIPADYRIGIVPASDTGAVEMALWSLLGERKVEMLAWESFGAGWVTDVVKQLKIDAEVKTAEYGQIVDLASVDFANDVVFTWNGTTSGVRVPDGDWIADDRQGLTICDATSAAFAMDLPWDKLDVTTFSWQKVLGGEAAHGMLILSPRAVERLESYTPSWPLPKIFRLTKGGKLIDGIFTGATINTPSMLAVEDYLFALDWARSVGGLQGLIARANANAGAVHAFCDQNDWIANLAEDSTTQSNTSVCLKFTDTRIQDGAVFAKAVAKRLEAENIALDIGAYRDAPAGLRIWCGGTVETSDIEAMLPWLAWAFEAEIAAQTEAA